Genomic window (Vicia villosa cultivar HV-30 ecotype Madison, WI unplaced genomic scaffold, Vvil1.0 ctg.000327F_1_1, whole genome shotgun sequence):
ACTTCTTTAACAATCCTGAATTGTATGGTACAACGTGACGGTTATCAAACCGAATTCCATTCTTTAACACAGTGTGACCATTGTCTCTTCTTCGATAAACAGGGAAGCCATCTTGATCGACTATTGTTTGAGGACGGAATTCCTTTGGAAAATACTTGGAACATTTCCCATCCCTTGTACACGGTGCATTTAGGTTAAGTCTTCCGCATGGACCGTGTATCATATGTGACTTTACCAAGTTATAGAGCTCATGATCAGAATTCTCGTCAGGTATTTCGGCTGAAATTATCTTATCAATATCATCTGCATTTGGATACTTGCTGGTCGGATGAAGAAAAATTATTATGTGAGCATGTGGCAAACCCTTcttttgaaattcaatggtatacaTATCTGTTAATGAAATGTCATATATTTCCTATTAAATTGCAGCATCTAAATATGTGAACCAATTTAAAACGAAAAATTTAAGTTTGGAAGAATGAAGGAAAGCAAATGTACTTACAGGCAAGGACCTTGCCCATGACAGATTTCTTGGTTAGATCGGACAATAACGCATCAAACTTCATTTTAAATACTCGACAAATAATGTCTGGACGATCGGCCGGTTTCAAGTTTGATTGTCTTACATAACGTTGAATCTCCGGCCAGTTTGGATTACATGTAAATGTAATAAATAGGTCAGGAAAACCAACATAGCTGCAAATTTCCATTCCGTCAAAATACAGTTGATCCATATATCTACGACTGCCAACATATGAAGACGGCAAAACTACTCTTTTTCCGGTGCTTGAGCCTTGTGTCACACTGTTTGATTTTAACTCATTCAAATTGTGATATTTTCCAACCCTTAATTTGGATTTATTTTTACGAAGCCATCTAAGTCTCTCCGATTCTAACATTGTATAACCATCAACTAAAAATTGTTGGAATAGCCTTCGAGCTCTTAACAGTGTCGGTGCCTCGTTCTGTCTTGATTGTATTCAGAATGCCATCCATTCTCTTATCGTTAGCCTGTTTCTCTTTGTAGCTTCTTCCCATGGAACATCGTCATATTCCAATTCATCACGACTGTTTGGTGTGGTGGAACGTACAACGTGACCGTGATCCCGATGTTTCACATTTGGCCTATATCCATCCTCACCATATGGAAAAAGCAATGGATATTGATATCCAAGATAAGAAGTATGATACTCATCAATTCTTTGGAGATCGCCCGACTGTTTGTGCATTATGATATCTCTTTTTTCAGTTGTATCGACATCACCAACTATCAAAGCGGCAACCTCGGAAACAGTTGGCTGATTATAAATACGTCCATCAGTATTTCTGTCTGAAATAAGTCTCAATTTCAAATCTGTTACCCTTCGTTGAGACAAAATATCTCTTGCCATTTGGAAAGACTGAGCATGTACGTTGTGTTCgtacaacatttgagatgattttgTAACAATATCAATGTCAACGCCAGTTTTTGTTctacataataaaattaaaaaaattatgaaaaagtcTCAACAAACAAATATGGacgtaaaaaaaataattggcAAATAAATACCTCATCCCATTAATCCTGTGTTGTAATTCATGTTCAGTGTCGTAAATATAGAGCTGGGCAAATTTTAGAGTCTGTCCCGGCATGGGTAACATACTACCAATTCTATGAAAGGCCTGCCCTTGAATACGGAAAGTAGGAGGACCACCTCCATTGTTAAAACGGTTATCCATCTTAGTACCAGGAGATGTGAATGTAAACATCATGTTATACATTCGTATGTTTTGCTGGAAATTGCGAGACTGAACCGTATCACTGTCAAATAGGAGATGTTGCAAATATTTAGATGGCATCTTGAGAAATGGAAGTTGAATCTTTCCATGTCGACAACACATTGAAAATTTTGGAATAGATCTATTTCGATTCTTTTCCTTTCTTTCAAGATACCACATTTGCGCATCGCACTGTTGACATACAGAATTAGCGTCTCCTACATCGTAGTAtcctataaaaataaaaagtatttgaGTATAATATTTTTGACTCCGATATTACATTCAACTACATAGTATAATCCTTGCATTATGTAATAATGAGTTTAACATGCACAGGGGAATGCATTACCATTTAAAGAAGTCGTTGCAGAATGCATGTCTGTAGAGATGTTATAATCTTCATCCAAGTATTCAATATCGGAGTCCGCTTCAAAACCTgaagcataaaaaaaaattgcatgtTATTTGGTAATTACAATCTGATAAGGGGTTATGAATGATAGAAGTACTTAATATTCATATACTTTCTGTACTATTGTCATCTGAATCCGAAAATAAATTGCTATTGTCCGTGTCCGGGACAGGAGATGCAGAAACCTCAGGATGATCATTTGAACCACTAACGGTGCTgttaaatttttttgtcaaattcaaacccAATCCGTTCGTACGATATATGATGGGTCTCCGAGATTTTAAAATCCCAACAGTTGAAGGTTGAGTTCTTGAAGAAGATGGTTGACATGTGTTAGGTGAAGATGACTCAGAAACGTTGATGGTATTCATTGTTATGGTTGATAACGGTGTTCGGAAGGAGGAAGATTGTTTGACGGAAATTGGAGAGAAGAAAAAGTCATTATCTTTGTTTGTTAGATTCAGACCCAATCTGTTTGAAGGTTGGGGACTTGAAGAAGATGGTTGAAAGTGGTTAGGTGAATATGATGAGGAAATGTTGATGGTATTCATAGTTATTGTTGATAAAGGTGTTCGAAATGACGAAGATTGTTGGACGAAAGATGGAGAGAAGAAACACTCGTTCTCTTTGTTTGCTCTCTTCAACCGCTTTGCCTTCTTCTGCCTGAGGACATTCATTCTATTAAACCTTGCCTTAGCAGCTTTCATTTTGTTGATCTGACGTAAAAATATTAAATTCTCATCATCCATATTAAAATCCACTGATGGATTACCAAACtctatttaatatgtttatgagCATCTGCAGTATTCTAAGTGTAATATATAGATGACATGTTGTTAATCAAGATTCATTTTATGTTAACGAAATCATTAAGGGGAATAGCATGCTTTAACAAAATATGCACGCCATCAATGAATAGCTAGCATGGAAAAACGAAATGTCATTATTAATACGTAACACAATTATTTTAGCTTGCAATTATTAAAATTAACCCTATATGACATCACTGACagctatttaatttattttgctacATTATAAAACAAAGGAATACCAATAGTTATGAAGTAGGTGAACACATTATTGTGTTAAGATGTATAATACCTTATTCTCTtaagtatatatattatttgacatTTTAGTTACATGGGTCTGCCAAAAGTTGCGTATAGCACAAAACATATACTACATATTCGCGCTTTTAGGGCAAATTTACATATAAATTAATACTAAAAGTTACGTATAAAGGTAGCTCctcaaaaaaatatttgttgcAAAAAAGTGTTTGATAGTGTGTTTTTATATATGCGACATGTTACTGTATATTTATAAAAGCGACTTGTTAGTGTATTTTTATATATGGGAATTTTTATTCTAAACCCAAAAGCATTAATGCAAAAATTATTATTTgagattataaaataaattcatgagTATATTCTTGTAacagaattaaaatatattaagaagACACTCAAAATCTCCTATTATTTTTCTTACATGCATGTGTTAATAAAGCATATTGTCCAAGACACTCCAAAGTTGCGTATAGCACAAAACATAAACTACATATTAATAATTATCCTTTGATCGCGCTTTTAGGGCAAATTTACATATAAATTAATACGAAAAGTTACGTATAAAGGTAGCtccttatattatatttatttgctGCAAAAAAGTGTTTGatattgtgtttttatatatgcGACATGTTACTGTATATTTATAAAAGCGACTTGTTAGTGTATTTTTATATATGGGAATTTTTATTCTAAACCCAAAAACATTAAtgcaaaaaatattatttgagcttataaaataaattcatgacAATAATCTTGTAACAGAATTAAACTATATTAAGAAGACACTCAAAATCTCCTATTATTTTTCATACATGCATGTGTTAATAAAGCATATTGTCCAACGTGATTTGAATATTTTTTCAGGCGGTATATATAAGACAACATTTGAAAAGAATCACGGTGTTGTAAATAATAGAAGCAATATAATAAAACCTTGATAAGCATATATTATCCAAAATGGGGTGGTCTTAGGGAATACCAAGTTTGAAAGGAACATACTTTTACAACCAAATATGATTATccaaatattaaacaaaaatttaaaacataaaattgaaAATGAACATTCTTCTTAAAGTAAGTGCTttttaaatcatcaacatatcaGTTGGTTCCTTCTATCTTCACTTTTTTTAGGGGTTTGGTACCCGAGTACTGTGTAGCTCCGACAAACTCACATTCATTTTCACCGTCTGGTGCACTTGATGACTTCGCCTTTGTTGGGGTGACTATACTGTTAATTTCGGGTTCATTTTCTCCACATGCCGAAAGTGAATGCTACAGGATAATaaaaatgtattatatttaattaacaaCGTGtttaataattaatgtattaAACTCTAAGAATGCAATGTTTAGCTAAATGATTGAGGAGTTTGATATGTACTTACAGCTGAAAAATCAATGGTATCTTCCTTTCTTGGATCCTTACCAGCAATGTTGAAATTCTGAAAAAAAATGGAGAAATTAGGAATTAATTTCGATAATAGCCGAACAGTTATGGAAAAACTTAGATAAAATATAGCAGTGACTACCAAGGTATCTGTTGGTGTTTTTGGTTCATTGACTACAATGTCTTTAGTTTGCTCATCTTGCAGTTTGATGTAGTTTTCTAAAATCTGATCAACAGAAGATGCATCTGTTAAAAGTTTCTGAACGGATCCTTGATTGAAGTTTGGCTGCACTTTAACTCTAAAAGCAATTCTCTTTTTCAAAAGTACTTCAAGTTCGTCTGGATAGACCATAGGATCATCTTCACCATTCTGTAAAGGAAGCATGGAAAATAGATTATGCCATATTtagattagaaattaaaatatgaaaacaTCTATTATAATCACATAAGGtaaatttttattcataattaaaaaCCTCTATCATGGATTTGCGCATATCGTCGGCTGTTTTTCCAATGATATTAAAACAATCAGTATCCCAAAATACAAAGCGGAACTTGGATTCTCCATCAATTACATGAATCTCAACCTTGTACCTAACATTTgatgtaaaaaaatatatttaataagtaGTTAggatataaaaatgaaaataaggaAGAAAAACCTAAACATCGTCTTTAGAGCACCTTGGTACAGGTTTCACAACATTTTCACCACATCCACATTTAAACGGATTATCTGGATTGGGAGCCTTCAAAGTGCAGCCGGTGCATCCATAGTAGAACCATCCATATTTGGAAATAGCAAATTTCAAAGTAGTAGCCACAGTTACACAGACAGATTCCTGCAAACAAAAATTTTATTCATTAAGACATATGTGGAATTTATGGattcagaaaaataaaaatcCATGTACCAGTACAATGTAAAAAAGGTCTCAGACTTATACCTGTTTTAACTTTGCCACTTCAGCTAGCGACATACATTTGGGATTATAAACAAACTTATCAATAGATGTGTATTGGGTTGACCCAGACCAAGAAGACATCGTCTGAGTGGATTGCAATGGTTTTTCATTCCTCTGAGATTCAGACAGCCTAAAAAATAACACAATTACCATAAAGCAAACGTTGTAGAATTCTTATTTAAAACcacaattaatataaaaaacacaaaatacaataTTTGTGATATACTTTGACATGAATTCATTGATAACAGCAATATCGTCATTGATAAACAGTTTTGAGCCACTCCAGCCATTAGAGACTGCAAAAAAGTAAAAGTTAATAAGTTTATTAAAAATCCATTCATGATTTCTGATTATAAAAAGATCACTCTATTTACCCTGAGAATCCTTAATGATTGCATGAGTTAGAACAATGACTATTGCTCCACATTTTGAATCGTCATTATAGTAATTTAAAAACCTGGTTCCGTAAGTGTCCCACAGCGTGCAAGTTACAATGTTCCCACTACAAATTATAAATAGCCATCAAAATGTGTAATTAACAGCAAAATAAGAATACTGTATGACAGTATTATCGAAATATACCTCAAATCTTTGAGTTTAAAAGAAATGACAATCTTTTTTCCTCCTGTCTTGGATTGGCAGTTTTCAATCTCATCAACCACACCTATGATATCTGAATATTAAAAGAATGTAACAATAAATTATTACAGAGATTTAATATGTATTAAGCAACTCATAATATATATTCAAACATAATATCTTTGACATACCTTGAAGTCTGTCCATCTTACATCCTCCCGCGAGTATGTCGGAGAAATCTTTAAAGAAATATTTCTCAGATGGTATATTGTTAAGGTCAACTGGTTTAACAGTTGTACCGCTcaagaaaacaaatttttttggATGATCGCACAACTTCCACTGGTAATCATTTTCATAAACATTTCCATTATTAATGACGCAGGTCATATCCTCTTTCAGCAGCTGCTTCCACTTCGAAGTATGGTCACCACGGACCAAGGCTTGAATACGATCTCcctaaataaataacaacaaacaGAACAATATTAGATAAGCTGATAGCGGAAAAAAAATACAGAAGATGAATAAGAAACCCTTGCTATACAAAGACCCATAAAATAAAGATTCAACCTTTGAATCAATCAACACCATCTCAAGATGCTCGACACCTCTACTATTTACGACAGTCCAGAGATCGTTGATACGAACAACAAGGCACCATGTTTCTTTAGAATCATCAACATCACGTATGAAATCGGTTCTGCGAGACATTAAagctgaaaagaaagaaaatcgaATTTTTTAGGGTTTAAGATGGAGCAAGAAATATGTTTGGGAGGGTCTATACGGATGACATTGATATAGAGGAAGTATAAGAAACCGAAGGGGCAATAGTTGGAAGGATTCATTGGAAGTTGTTAAAAATTGAATTCAGAAGTTGGAAAGGTTCAAAACTGGCGCATGGAAGGCATGGGATATTGGACCAAATGGTAGCAGCTTGTGTGATGATTATGTCTGCAGCATCAAATAcgtaaaaacatcaaaaataattaatgaaaatacTTAATACATTAATGACAGAATCAATATATTTGTAATGACAATTTTATCCTTAAAATGAAAGTAATCTATGGATTATTATGGGATTAGAATGTAATTAACAGAGGCATTACTTTTCTTAGTATAGTATTGATAACATGTTTATTTCTTTGTTAATTCAGTTTTCAATGTCTGGAGATTACATATGCAATGCACCCGGATGTAACCGGTCTTTCGGATCTGCTATGGGTTTGCAAGGACATCAACGTGTTCATAAAGAACAAAAACCAAAGCAACCAAGACAGTGTCTAATATGCAGTCAGATCTTTTCATCGGAACAAGGTTTTCTTATACATATGACGAAAACACACGGCGGATGGTCTTACGGTCCAAGAAACTAATTTGAACTATTTGCATTAAAATTAACATAGgaataacataatatttttatgaataattaggattttattttattgtaatttatgatatttaattttatgaattaTAAAATTTAGTTGATTTGAAGACTATATCTTTGTAAAGGTTTTATATTGTCCTTTCAATTAatgttatatataaatatatatatatatatatatatatatatatatatatatatatatatatatatggatgaaaaatattttttctttaataaattaaTGTTTGACCACACAATTTAACGATTTATCATTAGCATCAATTACTAGCACTACTTGGTATATTAACATCAATTAATTGCTACTTTTGCACATCATATTAATCCATTGGAAAATTAAaggtgtaacaccccacacatatttgtctagaataatatgcataaagtattaaatatggttcacaagacaacaattacataatagttgcagcggaaaatagaagtacacgaatacataagccgaatgtatcatggccaaaacataagtacatcatatcagtacatatccaaaatacacgaactagtaagcacgataagaaactaaaagaaacatccaaagcatcgccaagagatctaatccatctttcccttaccacgATCTTGCCTCGAGCcacctgaaaaataaataattggaatgggatgagattactaaatatcAGTGAGTCCGCTTATCCTATTAGTCcgctcggatctaaagggaacatacaaaTAATGAGCGAATCCACCATGAATTCGGGGTTGTTCTCACTTCCGGTACAAAAACAGAGTAAAcaaagtgactcgtccaccattggacttgtctcaagcGAATACACACTGTATAgaaaacaagtatgcaaacccgcatccacacacggggaatccagaagcgtaacaacctcggctagattatggaataaatgcatcctcgatgagtaacctcctgcctagttgtcaagggacttgtacaagcacactgcaggatgGTTAAACGGGTTCACACAAACCTAAATGGCCATGAGATGGCAtaagcctaattggcgtcattgtcccgttaacctccttcacactagtgagttacgccgagtaaaaaccgccaccttgacgcctgagcccatcgggcgaaagcctagtgttagtctacgtgactttactagaggtgagtacctcattatgcattagcctacttggccgcataaccccaccataccgagcacgcaagtgtgttaacggcaagtgagtaaaaccccgtacggaaactcacaagcacactgcaacggtagctcagatgcacaccatatcgaacaatacacatgaacgggttattccattggactacacggtccgggagggctcatatactacacggtcagagcagcgtcccaatctagccttccagccacttcgattcaagcatacagaaatatgacataaagccaaggtcacaaacaaagcaatcaatccaatcgtttaaccaaaacgatggagtccatagattttcatgtataaaacataatggcataacgcTTTCAAATATGggtatcacaatcataataagcaataaacaaactatgccatgcttaacataagaattattaatcaattggtaaagacataagttcccatactaattcattgattcactaagtggggctccactattattaaatcaaacattctggtttgggaaccaattttattagaaagtacacgtcgctagctttccaacgatataaaatttgcgcaattccgatacccgagccgaaagttacgaatttccgaagtttgctgatttttccccctgcgcccagggtaaccgattacccaaagtcagtaaccgattactggcactAATAACAgtccaaaattgcatttttaacagagtaatcggttacccaaagacccgtaaccgaataccctgtagcagaatcaattttctgtgTTTTAAAAGCTCTAAACCAGTTCCAAACACCCTATAATTGATCCCTTACATTTGTATAACAGTCCAGACGAAATGGTATCACACAAATGCAATTAGAAACATCAGCATGCAAAGATTAGAGCAAAGTAAACAGATTTAGCATCATTGATTCATAGGTTcattcacaatccctaaaccccaattgaaaccccacatgcaaaaccccaagttactatctaaggactcaccttagagatgaagaagatgatgatgaagctgtagcaagatggagatgatgaaagGAACAAGGTTTGGACAGAATTCTGGTGCATGCAAGAAGTGAGCTTGGACCAAGTTTTTGGAactttcttcctcttcctctctttccacgcttccttctctttctctccctctcaaaattctgtttttggacaaggaaagAATGAGGGATCCAAACAAGTCCCAATTCTATATTAAGGGTGAAAGTACTATAATGCCCCCATAGTTACTAATTGGCCTAATTGTTACATTAAGCCTACTAATAAAAAGGCGTATTATATTTGTCTCACTAATCATATCACATTATATTAATGATAATAATTCGGACGatataataccgggtattacaaAAGGAATCAaatatgtcaaaataaataaattgaaacaaaaatttcaaaagaaaaaaaatatatttataataaaaaggtgattgGTGAACCATTTAACTTTCATATTGAGTTTAAGTATCCATGAATCCTGGTTaattatatatgtgtatatatatatatatatatatatatatatatatatatatatatatatatatatatatatatatatatatatatatattctttttatcTTTTAAGTGATCCATTAATGCTTTTCTCAATATATACATCAGttattttaccatttaattgctgAAATAATTATGATCGAGAGAGATTGCGGTAAAACATAATAGAAAACATCTaaatataagataatgtggttgTAATGTTCTTATAAGTAATATGAAGTAaagttactatttatttatgaaaaatatataaatactatatcaaaaatataaaacgttaatttatttaattgattttttttaaaacattttttttattacggttgaattaaaaattactttagtatcacatataatatttttaaaaaaataaatgtattagactctttattaatttagttaaatttgtagtatatttaatatttgatttgataatTGTTTCAAAAACtataattgtaacaccccacacatatatgtctagaataatatgcataaagtattaaatatggttcataagacaacattCACATAATGTTTGCAGAAATGATAGAAGTACATGAATACacaagccgaatgtatcatggccaaaatataagtacatcataagagtacatgtccaaaatacaagaactagtaagcacgataaagaactaaaagaaacatccaagcatcgccaaaagatctaatccatctttcccttaccacgatcttgtctcgaaccacctgaaaaaatataatttgaatgggatgagattactaaatctcagtgagtccgcctatcctattagtccgctcggatctaaagggaacatacaaaAATGAGCGAATCCACCATAGATTTGGGGTTATTCTCActtccggtacaaatacggagtaatcaaagtgactcgtccaccattggacttgcctcaaacaaatacacattgtatagcaaacaagtatgcaaacctgcatccacatacggggaatccagaagtgtaaataGAACCTCGattagattatggaataaatgcatcctcgatgagtaacctcctgcctattgtcaagggacttgtacaagcacacagCAAGAcagttaaacgggttcgcacaagcctaaatggccgcgagatgaccttagcctaattggcgtcattgtcccattaaccttcttcacgctagtgagttacgccgagtacaaaccgccaccttgacgccagagcccatcgggcgaaagcctagtgttagtctacgtgatttcactagaggtgagttacctcattatgcattagcctacatggCCGCATAACCCCGTCATACCGAGCACGggagtgtgttaacgccaagtgagtaaaaaccCCGTACGGCACttacgagcacactgcaacggtagctcagatgcacaccttatcgaacaatacacatgaacgggctATTCCATTGGACTGCACGGTCCGGGAAGACTCATTGACCACATAGTCGGGGTAACATCCCAATCTAGccttccggccacttcgattcaaacATACAGAAAATATGACGTAATGTCAAAGTCACATACAATACAATCAATtccaatcgtttaaccaaaacgacggtgtccatatattttcatgtaaaaaaaacataatggcataactgttaccctaggatttcgacttactaataaatgggcaactaagacccaaaattggcaattgggcctcaatttggtaaaaaggccctaaattggtaattgggcctcaagttaatatatacattgccatttgggtcgaagcgATTCGACCAAATAACGCTTAGTAGTCGAAGTTGTTCGACTAGGAAGATCATCTGAGGTT
Coding sequences:
- the LOC131626880 gene encoding uncharacterized protein LOC131626880, encoding MSSWSGSTQYTSIDKFVYNPKCMSLAEVAKLKQESVCVTVATTLKFAISKYGWFYYGCTGCTLKAPNPDNPFKCGCGENVVKPVPRYKVEIHVIDGESKFRFVFWDTDCFNIIGKTADDMRKSMIENGEDDPMVYPDELEVLLKKRIAFRVKVQPNFNQGSVQKLLTDASSVDQILENYIKLQDEQTKDIVVNEPKTPTDTLNFNIAGKDPRKEDTIDFSAHSLSACGENEPEINSIVTPTKAKSSSAPDGENECEFVGATQYSGTKPLKKVKIEGTN